A window of the Rhodoflexus caldus genome harbors these coding sequences:
- a CDS encoding DUF2442 domain-containing protein has protein sequence MDEFLQKITKGLTVVDVVFTNDKIQFHLNDGRYIACPLSWFPYMANADKAKRAYFEADDFTIAFPKIDEYFSIRGLFYHSDTHKADMDAARKSKNLQAFIAILTAPLAITNAVQEGEKIIVQINDGREFAFPAQWLGNLPAHTHFQVVPDGKSVTWDGGKFDLSFLFLPVKQVE, from the coding sequence ATGGATGAGTTTCTTCAAAAAATAACGAAAGGGCTAACGGTAGTTGATGTTGTTTTTACAAACGACAAAATACAGTTTCATTTGAACGACGGGCGATACATAGCCTGTCCGCTTTCTTGGTTTCCTTATATGGCAAATGCGGACAAAGCCAAAAGAGCCTACTTTGAAGCCGACGATTTTACGATTGCCTTCCCAAAAATAGACGAATATTTCAGCATCAGAGGGCTTTTTTATCATTCAGATACACACAAAGCAGATATGGATGCGGCACGAAAAAGTAAAAATCTGCAAGCGTTTATTGCTATACTTACCGCACCGCTTGCCATTACAAACGCAGTACAGGAAGGCGAAAAAATAATCGTACAAATCAACGACGGGCGCGAGTTTGCCTTCCCTGCCCAATGGCTTGGCAACCTGCCGGCGCACACGCATTTTCAGGTAGTCCCCGACGGCAAAAGCGTAACATGGGACGGCGGTAAATTTGACCTTTCATTTCTTTTTCTACCCGTGAAGCAAGTGGAATGA
- a CDS encoding DUF5618 family protein, translating to MENKAYQEALRYMDNAKESLKNAGKKDNDYADVKYVISASGIAYRGVLLAIDEYLKRKEGAKPASIEEYRTRLSKHNKTLKTLLNSVYDSLHLAGYYHGTTSARTIKHGLEDAYKIINYIKPS from the coding sequence ATGGAAAATAAAGCATATCAGGAGGCTTTGCGCTACATGGATAATGCGAAGGAATCCCTTAAAAATGCAGGCAAGAAAGACAATGACTATGCCGATGTGAAATATGTTATCAGCGCGTCAGGGATAGCATACAGAGGCGTTCTGCTTGCCATAGATGAGTATTTGAAAAGGAAAGAAGGAGCTAAACCAGCATCCATAGAAGAATACCGCACAAGGCTTTCAAAGCATAACAAAACCCTGAAAACGCTGCTTAATTCCGTTTACGACAGTTTGCACCTTGCCGGGTATTATCACGGCACTACATCAGCAAGAACTATTAAGCATGGGCTTGAAGATGCCTATAAAATCATCAACTACATAAAGCCCTCATAG
- a CDS encoding DUF4258 domain-containing protein: MHSLQRMFERSISTDEIELVIAIGEVIEEYPTDKPYPSVLIPGFIGKRPIHVVVAQTPEKLCVVVTAYQPDKTVWEPDFKTKKRRK, from the coding sequence ATGCACTCCTTACAAAGGATGTTTGAGCGGAGTATAAGCACTGATGAGATAGAACTTGTTATTGCTATTGGTGAGGTTATAGAGGAATATCCTACTGATAAGCCATACCCAAGTGTGCTGATACCGGGTTTTATTGGTAAGCGACCTATTCACGTAGTTGTAGCTCAAACACCTGAAAAATTGTGTGTTGTGGTAACAGCCTATCAACCCGATAAGACTGTATGGGAACCCGATTTCAAAACTAAAAAAAGAAGAAAATAA
- a CDS encoding tyrosine-type recombinase/integrase, giving the protein MKKSTSVIYCRITIAGQRAGDFTTGVKMPLDAWNAKTQRANVPTKGNGRAALLEANTRLEQIFTDLQNTYNRLTAGGKQVSAKAVKDAYLTPETTLQAVAQRYYQQQQALCAAGKLSSSTLQTYTAKNNLLQEFSPDLPLADVTRQWLKRYENWLLTVKRFGTDHTGRNLGYVKMLLRFAVGEELLPYSPIDHCKVQRGKPDIPVFLTDEELNRLRRYTTDSAALLRTRDLFLFQCLTGIAYTDLKQVNTATVSEENGGKWLRIKQQKSGELSLVPLLPEAEGILRQYNNALPITCLQIHNRRLKQIAADCHIRKPVSSHIGRKTFATMMLNKGVSIEAVAAMLGHSSVEMTRRHYARVSTVRLQRELQEAGLLAG; this is encoded by the coding sequence ATGAAAAAAAGCACGTCGGTAATTTATTGCCGCATTACGATTGCAGGGCAGCGGGCGGGGGACTTCACAACGGGCGTAAAAATGCCGCTTGACGCATGGAACGCTAAAACACAACGCGCCAACGTACCGACAAAAGGCAACGGACGCGCCGCCCTGTTGGAAGCAAACACGCGGCTTGAACAAATCTTTACTGACCTGCAAAACACCTACAACCGCCTCACCGCCGGAGGCAAACAGGTTTCCGCCAAAGCCGTAAAAGATGCCTACCTGACACCCGAAACAACCTTACAGGCAGTCGCCCAAAGGTATTACCAACAGCAGCAGGCACTTTGTGCGGCAGGCAAACTAAGCAGCAGCACGCTGCAAACCTACACGGCAAAAAATAACCTCTTACAAGAGTTTTCACCCGATTTGCCGCTGGCAGACGTTACGCGGCAATGGCTCAAACGCTACGAAAATTGGCTTTTGACCGTTAAGCGATTCGGTACAGACCACACGGGGCGCAATTTAGGTTATGTAAAAATGTTGCTGCGCTTTGCCGTAGGGGAGGAACTGTTGCCGTACAGCCCGATAGACCACTGCAAAGTACAACGCGGCAAGCCCGATATTCCCGTTTTCCTGACCGATGAAGAATTGAACAGGTTGCGCCGATACACAACCGACAGCGCGGCTCTGTTGCGCACCCGCGATTTGTTCCTGTTCCAATGCCTTACCGGAATTGCTTACACCGATTTGAAGCAGGTAAACACCGCAACCGTAAGCGAAGAAAACGGCGGCAAGTGGCTGCGTATCAAGCAGCAAAAATCGGGGGAGTTGAGCCTTGTACCGCTATTGCCCGAAGCGGAAGGAATCTTACGGCAGTATAACAACGCGCTGCCGATTACCTGCCTGCAAATCCACAACCGACGGCTGAAACAAATTGCTGCGGACTGCCATATCCGTAAGCCAGTAAGCAGCCACATAGGACGCAAAACCTTTGCAACCATGATGCTAAACAAGGGCGTAAGCATAGAAGCCGTTGCCGCTATGCTTGGCCACAGCAGCGTAGAGATGACACGCCGGCACTATGCCCGCGTTTCAACCGTTAGGCTACAACGTGAACTGCAAGAGGCAGGGCTGCTTGCGGGGTAG
- a CDS encoding DUF4160 domain-containing protein, translating into MIREHIYIANDGKIGNVRGRGIGSDRVQLINKKGQHEGYYYRWQVVHIANGNLSDFPDSSMRLLIVAAKKRAIKLLAPLGALDGLSKQELKTYKAILRDIRWAHEEIKEQYDFTGRDTDKLASHLAYKYGIPITSDELKTITIKFPNARYRFEADNIVRIASPMNVRYEKRNYHVNDERLALAKERAIKLLTPLGDLPTVLNRDGYKVSFYSNDHEPPHVHVRGHGGSAIFKIAPVELRESSGYSLARLNKIRLILQENEQQLLEAWMSFFKK; encoded by the coding sequence ATGATAAGAGAGCATATATACATAGCTAACGACGGCAAAATCGGTAATGTACGTGGTCGTGGCATTGGTTCTGACAGAGTACAATTAATAAACAAGAAAGGGCAACACGAAGGTTATTATTACAGATGGCAAGTGGTTCACATTGCCAATGGCAATTTAAGCGATTTCCCGGACAGCAGTATGCGTTTATTGATAGTCGCGGCCAAAAAACGTGCGATAAAATTGCTTGCGCCTTTGGGCGCACTGGACGGTCTTAGCAAGCAAGAATTAAAAACCTACAAAGCTATTCTAAGAGACATCAGATGGGCGCATGAAGAAATCAAAGAGCAATATGATTTCACCGGACGCGACACTGATAAACTTGCCTCGCACTTGGCTTACAAATACGGCATCCCGATAACTTCGGATGAATTAAAAACAATTACTATTAAATTTCCGAACGCACGGTATCGTTTTGAAGCGGATAATATCGTAAGAATAGCAAGCCCAATGAATGTGAGATACGAAAAACGCAACTATCATGTAAACGACGAACGCCTTGCGCTTGCCAAAGAACGTGCGATAAAATTGCTTACGCCTTTGGGCGACCTGCCCACCGTGTTAAACCGGGACGGCTATAAAGTTAGTTTCTATTCTAACGACCACGAGCCGCCACATGTACACGTGCGCGGGCACGGCGGCAGCGCAATTTTTAAAATAGCCCCTGTTGAGCTGCGCGAAAGCAGTGGTTACAGCCTTGCAAGGCTCAATAAAATTCGCTTAATTTTACAGGAGAACGAACAACAGTTGTTAGAAGCATGGATGAGTTTCTTCAAAAAATAA
- a CDS encoding type II toxin-antitoxin system MqsA family antitoxin gives MKCVICKNGTTRKGKVTVTLERKGSIVLIKNVTAQVCNNCGHYYLSSDMAKKVLQKGEESMKKGVELEVLKMQPA, from the coding sequence ATGAAATGCGTCATCTGTAAAAACGGTACTACCAGAAAAGGTAAAGTAACCGTAACGCTGGAGCGAAAAGGCTCTATCGTGCTGATTAAAAATGTTACTGCACAGGTTTGTAATAATTGCGGTCATTATTACCTGTCAAGTGATATGGCAAAAAAAGTGCTTCAAAAAGGGGAAGAATCCATGAAAAAAGGCGTGGAATTGGAAGTATTGAAAATGCAACCCGCGTAA
- a CDS encoding Fic family protein, producing the protein MDKQLNLISSWFYEAYLKACPVSLSDAFQKLRAKSDFTAEDFEYYLINASLYSSKIEGNTLDVNSFFRNRGSKTTPKQKEVQEIEDLTAAYKFAAENRLNKANFMKAHAILSQTFLPAKERGKIRKEMVGVRDAQTMRPVYLAVEPQLVKEELNRLFEDIDVLLNEELDILQTFYYASMIHLWIAKIHPFTDGNGRAARLLEKWFLASVLGLSAWSIRSEQYYWDNRPDYYQNIALGYNYYALHWERCIPFLLMLPCALKETI; encoded by the coding sequence ATGGACAAACAGCTCAATCTTATTTCATCATGGTTCTATGAGGCTTATTTGAAAGCCTGCCCGGTCAGTTTGTCCGATGCTTTTCAAAAGTTGCGGGCAAAATCGGATTTCACGGCAGAAGATTTTGAATATTACCTGATTAACGCGTCGCTTTATTCGTCTAAAATTGAAGGAAATACGCTGGACGTAAACAGCTTTTTCAGGAATAGGGGCAGCAAAACCACACCCAAGCAAAAGGAGGTTCAGGAAATAGAGGATTTAACGGCAGCTTACAAGTTTGCTGCCGAAAACCGCTTGAACAAAGCCAATTTTATGAAAGCCCATGCCATCCTTTCTCAAACCTTTTTGCCTGCCAAAGAACGCGGCAAAATCAGAAAGGAAATGGTAGGCGTAAGAGATGCACAAACCATGCGCCCTGTTTATTTGGCAGTAGAGCCGCAGCTTGTCAAAGAGGAACTGAATCGTTTGTTTGAAGATATTGACGTTTTGCTCAACGAAGAATTAGACATTTTGCAAACCTTTTATTATGCTTCCATGATTCACCTCTGGATAGCCAAAATACACCCGTTCACAGACGGCAACGGAAGGGCGGCGCGGCTGTTGGAAAAGTGGTTTTTGGCTTCCGTATTGGGGCTTTCCGCGTGGTCAATCAGAAGTGAGCAATACTACTGGGATAATCGCCCCGACTATTACCAAAATATTGCATTGGGCTACAACTACTACGCCCTGCATTGGGAGCGGTGCATACCGTTTTTGCTCATGCTTCCTTGTGCACTTAAAGAAACAATTTAA